A genomic window from Shewanella vesiculosa includes:
- a CDS encoding J domain-containing protein: protein MINHFSVLGVRPNAKEDDIKKAYKRLSNKYHPDKLLGASDDEKQQASVQLQRVKKAYEVLSDKKQRNAFINDFNNVIVTDPTAAMRELWDEYYS, encoded by the coding sequence ATGATTAACCACTTTAGTGTACTGGGCGTTAGACCCAATGCCAAAGAAGATGACATAAAAAAAGCCTATAAACGTTTATCGAACAAGTACCATCCTGACAAGTTACTTGGGGCGTCTGATGATGAGAAACAACAAGCATCGGTTCAGCTCCAACGAGTCAAAAAAGCTTACGAAGTATTATCAGATAAAAAGCAGCGAAATGCGTTTATCAATGATTTTAACAACGTAATTGTCACTGATCCCACTGCCGCAATGCGGGAGTTGTGGGACGAATATTATTCCTGA
- a CDS encoding LysR family transcriptional regulator: MNLRQLHYFYELAKFKHFAKAAKACHITQPTLSASITALEKSFGTELVVRGSQFVALTDAGQIVLRYAEKMLLDQVALKQELSVFSGPLIGSLRIGIVPQSSVDIMPIIKQFNELHPNITITLLVTTNEKLIEQLTLHQIDIGLGFDDNLTEANRRTFYFYPQMDNDMAVLASQTLVSQLDTPLSDGALALKDLQQRPLVLLSQNMQFRQYIDNALAQSQLRFNVVLETDSLFHLVSAVKHDIGYAIVSSGIAKSAEKLFNLHYRPLQHIQSGNTVFITRKYSVSPAMNEFVSLINTG; this comes from the coding sequence ATGAATCTTAGGCAGTTACATTATTTTTATGAGCTAGCAAAGTTTAAGCATTTTGCTAAAGCAGCCAAGGCTTGCCATATTACTCAGCCTACCTTATCGGCCAGTATCACGGCTTTAGAAAAAAGTTTTGGTACTGAGCTGGTGGTGCGTGGCAGTCAGTTTGTCGCGTTAACCGATGCTGGGCAGATTGTGTTGCGCTATGCTGAAAAAATGCTCTTGGATCAAGTGGCGTTAAAGCAAGAACTCAGTGTATTTAGTGGGCCGTTAATTGGTTCTCTTCGGATTGGTATTGTGCCGCAGTCGAGTGTGGATATTATGCCGATCATTAAACAATTCAATGAGCTGCATCCTAATATTACGATTACCTTGTTGGTGACCACTAATGAAAAGCTCATCGAACAACTGACCTTACATCAAATCGACATAGGTTTGGGGTTTGATGACAATCTTACTGAGGCGAATCGGCGCACATTTTATTTTTATCCTCAAATGGATAACGATATGGCCGTGCTAGCAAGTCAAACATTAGTGTCGCAACTTGATACACCACTGAGCGATGGGGCATTAGCCCTTAAGGATTTGCAGCAAAGGCCATTGGTATTGTTAAGCCAAAATATGCAGTTTAGGCAATATATTGATAATGCGCTGGCACAATCTCAGTTACGTTTTAATGTGGTGTTAGAAACTGATTCGCTATTTCATTTAGTCAGTGCGGTAAAGCACGATATTGGTTATGCCATTGTCAGTAGTGGTATTGCCAAATCGGCTGAAAAATTATTTAATTTGCATTATCGGCCATTGCAACATATTCAATCAGGTAACACAGTGTTTATTACCCGTAAATACAGTGTGTCTCCAGCAATGAACGAGTTTGTGAGTTTGATTAATACGGGCTAA